The Pseudodesulfovibrio sediminis genome includes the window CGGGTATGATTTTCCCGGCAATATTCGGGAGCTGCGGCTGTTCATTCACGATGCGGCCAGGATGGCCACAGGGGGGCGGTTGACCCCGGAGACATTTGAGAAACTCTTGCACTTCGATGCGCAGATACGTGTGGGAGTCGGCAGGGATGTGCCGCCGAGCGAGACGCTCACCTTTGGGGCGCAGCTTCCCTCTCTGAAAGACGCCCGCACCATGCTCATTCAGGAAGCCCTTAAACGGACAGCCAACAACCAGTCCATGGCCGCCCAGCTGTTGGGGGTTTCCAGGCAGGCCATTAACAAGTATCTTCAGTCCGCATCAGACAAGAACTCGTAATGGTACGGGCGCTCCTTTCTGCTGCGGCACAGGCTCGGTAGAGCGTGAAGCATTATGAGTACACGGAAAATCATCACCAGCTGCACCAGAGATTGTCCCAACTCCTGTGGTCTTGTGGCCACGGTCAGGGACGGTCGTCTGGTCAAGCTCCTGGGTGACCCGAACCACCCGTTGACACAAGGCGTGGCCTGCCACAAGGCTTCCAAATATATCAAGCGGGTCTACAGCCCGGAGCGTATCACGCACCCCATGATCCGCAAGGATGGACAATGGACGCGTGCATCGTGGGATGCAGTGCTTAATCTTATCGCCGAACGCATGCAGACCTTCAGCGCCGAGTCGGGCAACGAGTCCATACTGTATTATCAGGGCTATGGTGAGCGCACTGCCCTCAAGTTACTTAATAAATATTTTTTCAATCTGTTCGGCGGGGTCACCACCATGCGTGGCTCTTTGTGCGGGGGGGCCGGGCAGGGGGCCCAGAATCTTGATTTTGGCGAGCGCGTTTCCCACGATCCGCTGGATCATGTGAACAGCAATTCCATGATTCTCTGGGCCCGGAATCCGGTTTCGACCAACATTAGTCTGGTACCCCTCATCAAGGGCATCAGGGAGCGAGGCGGCACAATCGTGGTTGTCGATCCGGCCCGGAGCAAATCCGTGGCCCTGGCGGATCATCATATTTCCCCTCGACCGGGTGGCGATGGGTATCTTGCCATGGCGGTCGCAAAGCTGGTGCTCGCTGCCGGTGCGCAAGACCGGGAATTCCTTGAAAAGCATGCCGTTGGTTTCCGAGATTATAAGGATATTCTGGATCGTTACTCCGTGGAGGAGTTATGTGACCTTGCCGGTGTGCCGTCCACGGACGCCGAAACTCTGGCCGACATGCTCATGGACCAGAAGCCTACTTCCATTCTCCTGGGCTGGGGGCTGCATAGATACGAATACGCTCATCACATGATCCGGGCCATTGACGCACTGGGTGCCATCAGTGGCATTATCGGCATACCCGGTGGAGGTGTCAGCCAGGGGTTTGAGGAATATGGCCCTTATGATCAGCAGTACTGGGGCGATGATCTTAATCCACCGCGCAGGACGCTGCTTATCCCTCGCGTGGGAGAGGAAATCCTCAACGCGGTGGACCCGGAAATTCGCATGATTTATGTGACTGCGGGAAACCCCGTATGCATGGCTCCCAACTCGAACACGGTGGCAGAAGCGTTTGGGAAGGCCGAGTTCGTCGTGTATTCAGGGCATTTCATGGACGACACAGCGGAGTCTGCGGATGTCTTTCTTCCGGCCACTACTTTCTTGGAAGACGACGACATTATGGCGAGTTATGGGCATAATTATGTTGGCCCGGTGAACAAAGCCATCGAACCGGTGGGCGAATGCAAGTCGGAATTTCATATGTTTCATGAGTTGGCTGCACGCTTTCCCTTTGCCGATCAGTATCGGCGTACGGTGGATGAGTGGTTGCAGGATATCTGTGCTCCCATATGGGAGCAGGGCGGCACTCTGGAGATGTTGAAGGAGGGGGCGTTCAGATTGGATGCGCCCATGGTTCCTTACGCCGACAAAGTGTTTCCCACCGAGACAGGCAAGTTCCAGTTCATGACGGAATTCAACCCCCTGGAAGGCGCGTCCACTGATGAGCGATATCCCTATAGACTACTGACCGTAGCGCCGCATGGGTATATCTGTTCCGAGCGGACCATGGCAGAGCATGAACCGTTGCCTGTCATTCAGCTCAACGCACAGGAAGCCGAAGTCAGAGGGGTGCGCGACGGGGAGCCGGTTCTGGTTTCCAGCCCGGTGGGACAGGTCAGAGCCATGCTCAAGGTCGATACAGGTCTGCGTCGCGATGTCGCCCTTGCTGAACGGGGCGGGTGGATCAAGGCAGGGCATGGCCTCAATCAGTTGACCAGGGATGTGTCCAGCAAGATCGGGCAGGGGACGCCGTTCTACGAGACGCTGGTCACGGTCGAACCGTGTGCGTGATCTTCAGCGATCACGCCCCTCTCCGTACGTACAGCAACAATCGTACATTCTTATGATGACCTCGACAGGCCGGGTGTTGTTTCCGGCTTACTCCTCTGTTTTCAATCGCCCGGCTATCTGAGTGAGCTGGGCGGAGATCGCTGTCCGTTCCTGCGGGGTGAGCCGTTCAAGGTCAATGGACAATTCAAAGCCCTTTTCCTGATGGTGGATGATGCGCTTGCGTTCAGTACAGGTGGACGCGTCGTCACAGAGTGAAAGCACGGCATATGGCCGGATGCTTCTGCGGATGCCTTTGACGGACAGCGGCTCGCGTTCTTCGACATTCACGATGTCGTGGACGAGTGCGTACGTCTCCGAAGACATGAGTATGCCGCCGGGATCAGCCTGGCCCTCAAGGCGGGCGGCCAGATTCACTTCGCCGCCGATGATCGTGTAATCCATGCGGGATTCAGACCCGAAGTTGCCCACGTTGCAGTAGCCCGTGTTGATGCCGATGCGCATTTTGAAGGGCTTGTCATACCCCATTGACTTCCATTCACCGCTCAACTCCGCCATGCGTTTCTGCATGGCAAAGGCCATGCGGACACAGAGCTCGGCATCTTCCTTGACCCCTTTGGTCTCGGGATCGCCGAAGAACATGAGCATGGCGTCGCCGATGAACTTGTCAATGGTGGCTCCGTATTCCAGCGCGATGGCGGACATCTCCGTGAAGTAATAGTTGAGCAGCGCGGTCAGATCTTCCGGTTGCATATCGTCAGTGGTTTTCGTGAAATCCTTGATGTCCGAGAAGAACACAGTCAGCTTTTTGCGTTCCGTGGAGAGCGATACATCCCGACTGCCTGAGAAAATGGAATCATATACCTGCGGAGACAGGTATTTGGCGAGTTTGGAGGAAAGTCCCTCCAGCATCGTGTTCTTCTCGTCAAGGGAATTCAGGGTCTCTGCCAGGTGGGCCTGCGCCTTTTTTCTTTCGGCAATTTCACTGCCGAGTTTACGATTCCACAGGACGATCAGGCCGATGATGAGGAGGACGCCGCCCGATATGGGCAAGACCCACATGAAGACAGTCGCCATGTCCAGCCCGTGTTCGAACTTGAGCGTGAGCCATTTGCCTTTGAATTCGGCAGCCTGCTCTTCCGTGACTACTGCCAGCGCTTTGTTCAGTATGTCGACAAGTTCCGGATAGTCCTTGCGCACAGCCATGGCCAGCGCCATCGTGTATTCCGTGGAAGAAGCCACTTTGAGCGTGGTCAGCCCTTGCTGCTCGATGGCATAACTGCCGGTTGCCAGGTCATTGATGAACCAGTCCACTTCGCCGAGAGCCAGTGCCTTTATGGCGTCATTGACCGTGGGAAAGAGCGAGAGCTTCAATTCGGGATGTTCCGCAGTCAGGTAGTCGTATGCTGCATATCCTTCCACAACCGCGATTCGACCTTCGGTAATGTCGGCAAGCCCGTTTATCAGCGGTGCCTCCTTGGGGGAGAAGATGACAATGGGGAATTCTATGTACGGTTCCGTGAAGAGCAGCTCCTCTTCTCTGGAAGGGGTTTTTGCCATTGCGGTAATGACATCGAGTCGTCCCTGTTCCGCATAGTTCAGCACGTCATTCCAGCTCAACCCGCTGACAGGGTTCATTGCGACTTTGATTTTGCTTTGTATAAAAGAGATATATTCTGCTGAAATACCGAGGTACTGCCCATTTGTGTCAATGAATTCAAAGGGGGCACTCTGTGGATCAATGCCGAGTTTGATTTTTGGATGGGCCTTCAGCCAGTCCCATTCCTCCTGTGTGAGCGAGAAAACCTTTTGCTGAAAACCGGAAGTGTCCAGGTAGGTGGACAGGATGGCTTCGCGTTCAGCCTTTGTGATGGCGTCGAGTCCTTTTTGGAGTATGTCGCGCAGGATGGGACGGTCTTTGGCGACGGCGAAGCGCAGTTGGCCGGGAAGATCCGTGCGCCAGAGGCTGGCGAGTTTCAGATTGGGAAGGGTGAATTTCTTGATGAGATAGGATGCGACCACCTGGTTTCCGATATAAGCGTCAGCCTTGCCCGCTGAAACCGCTTCCAGAGCTGCCTGCGTCGAGTTGACGAGCATCATCTTGATGTCAGGGTGATCTGCCGGCAGATTCCTGGCAATGGCGTACCCATCTTCCAGAACCACTGTTTTGCCGGAAAGGTCGTCTGGAGTGTTGATGTCTTCTCGGTCGTTTTTTGTAAATATTGCAGAGTAATACTCAATATAGGGTTTGGTGAAAATAAAGTTTTTCAGGCGCTTTGTTGTTTTGTTCAATCCCGGAGCGACATCCAGCGTTCCTTTCTTGAGTTTGTCCATGTGCGCACCCCAATCGGTGTCGAACACGGGCTTGATATCAAGTCCGACCTTGCTGGCTGCTACGCGCATGAAATCTGCTGCAATACCGGCATACGATCCGTCTGCCTGTTCCATCTCAAAGGGCGGCCAGTTCGGAGTGGAGGTCAGCGAGATGGATTTCTTCCCGTGAAGGTACTGTCTTTCTTCGTCTGTCAGGTCAATTGTGAGCTTGGCGGTCTCATCGATATAAAAACGGTCTTCAGGCTTGATGATCCATTGTTTGTCGATGGCTGCCAGAAGTGCCGGGTTCAGGTTGTGCATTCCCTCATCAATGCGTTTGATGAGGGCTGTGCGTGATTTTACTACGGCACCATACACGATATTGGAGATCTCGCTGTTTTGACTGCGCGACACGAGCCCCTGCCAGCCCAACCGGGCCAGGCTACGGTCGATGGTGGGCACTTCGTCAAAAAGTGCATCGATTTCACCGGCGATAAGTCCGGTCAACGCTGCTTCGTGATCCTCATATTCGGCGATGGCGAGCTGGGGAAATTGCTCATGCAGATACTCGAACTGAAACGTGCCGCGCACTGCGCCTACTTTGACACCCTTGAGCGAGTTGAAAGAAAGAGGTTTGGAATGCGTGCGGTAATAGAGGGCGCTTTTCAAGGAGTGCAAGGGGGTAGAAAAAGCAAGCCATTCTGAGCGGTTGGCATTTTTGAATAACCCGGAGTGCACGTCGGCTTTGCCGGACTTCACCATTTCGATGGTCTCTTCCCATGTCCCTGAAGCGAACTCCACAGCGACGCCGGTCTGCTGGGACCAGAGCCGCCAGAGATCAACTATCAGTCCGGCGGGTTCCCCGGTCGGTGTGATGAGAGAGAGCGGTGCGTAGTCCTTGTCGATGGCCACTACGAGCCTGTCTTGGGCTTGGGGTGAATGGGCAAGCAACAGAATGAAAAGCAGACAGGGAATGATGGTTGAGCGGCACAGGCGAACTAGAGACACTGGATCCTCCTCATCAGGTAAAAGGCAATACTGAGAGTTTGTATCTGTGGCATTAGAGGCATGTAGCATGATTATCACATGAAAAGGAATACTTGTCTCACTATTCCCTGAGTAGCTTGATGCCTTTCATCAGTTCTGGTTTGTGCGTTGCCCGATTGTTGAAAGCGATACGGAAGTGGCCGTTATCTATCGGATGCGGTGTTTTGTCCTGTACGTCTATAAAATTCTCACACTTGCTCTTGTCCTTTACAGAATTATCATTCCGACGTAGAATTGAATGAGAATTTTAACTTGAGGTGCTTGTGAGAAAAAATACCCTGTTTACACCGCCATGGGCGCTTGGGTCAGAAGTCAGGAATGCCGGTGTCCTAGGGGTCATCGACGCCTGTCACAAGTTGCAACGCCTTGTGAGAATTTTATCCCGTCTGTCAGGTCTTGACCTGTATGTCATCAATACCGACTATCTTTGCGTGGCCGGGTCCGGTGCCTACGAGAGCGCCGTGGGCTGCGTGAGCCCGCGTGATACGGCCATTGGCTACAGTCTGGCCAGCGGGCGACCCACCATGGTCGCCGACCCCCGGGCAGACGACGCCTGCCGCAAATGTTCCCAACGTCTCACCTGTCGGGATCTGGCCAACTACACCGCGCCCATCTCTGTTCGGGACAAGGTCGTGGCCGCTGTGCAGGCGGTCGCCTTTGATTCCAGCCAGTGCATGCTCCTTGAGGAGTCCGCCGCCGATATCGCCGAGACCATCTCTCTGTTTTTGGCACAGAGCTGCGAGGCGGACACCCGTCTGCTCACGGCATTGGCCGGTGTCAGCGACGAGGTTGAAGGCGCCGGTCTTGAACGGCTCATCGGCGAAAGCCAGCGCATGCGGACGCTCAAGGACGACATCATCCGGTGCGCCCATCTGGATTCCACCGTGCTGATTCAGGGCGAGTCCGGCACAGGCAAGGAATTGGCGGCACAGGCCATTCATGATCTTTCGCCGCGAGCCGCGGCACCCTTTGTGCCCGTGAACTGCGGGGCCATCCCCGAGTCGATCATCGAGAGCGAGCTGTTCGGCTACACGTCCGGCACCTTTACGGGAGCCAAGCGCGGAGGCAAGTCCGGCCTGTTCGAGCACGCGGAAGGCGGCACCCTTTTTCTTGACGAGATCGCCGAGCTGCCGCTGGCGCTTCAGGTCAAGCTGTTGCGTGTGCTTCAGGAGCGCAAGGTCATGCGCCTGGGCGGACGCAAGGAGCACGCCTTTAATGTGCGCATCATTGCGGCGGCCAACGTGGATGTGGCGGAGCAGGCGCGGAACGGGCAGTTCCGTCAGGATTTGTACTACCGGTTGTCAGTCATTCCCCTTCGCGTCCCGGCCCTGCGTGAGCGCGGCTGTGATATCGAGTTGCTCGTGCACCATTTCGCCAGGCTCTATGCCCGTCGCCGGGGTGAGCCACCGCCGTCCGTGGAGCCGGAGCTCATGAAACGGTTCACCTCCTATCCCTGGCCGGGGAACGTGCGTGAGCTGAAGAATTTCGTGGAGTACGGCATCAACTTTCGCAAGGGCCACAGTCTGGACCTTGATACCCTGGCCGAACGATTCTCCGGTGCGGAGAAGGTGTCCGGGGGCGGAGTGTGCGAGCAGTGGCCCTTGGAAACCGGTTTGGCCTGCCCGGAGGGAATCGACGCCTCCACCTCCAATGGAGGGGGCAGATTGCATGCCGGTAACAGGTCAATGGGCAACGGACTGCCGCAGGCCGAGTCTGTCTATGGTCAGGATGTGTCCGAGCAGGAGGCACTGGGGCGGGCGCTTGCCCGGTACGGTGTGAGTCTGGAAGGCAAGCGGCGGGTCGCTCACGAGATGGGCATGAGCCTGGCAACGCTCTATCGCAAAATCAAACGCTACAATTTGTTGGAAGCGTACAGTTATGATGTCATGGGACAGGACGGCAGTTCAGGACGGTGATCTGTCTGCTCCTGCTCACAAGAGAACAAACCGCAGCGCCGGAAAAGTCATCTAGACTTTTCCGGCGCTTTGGTAAGAGGAGGTGTGTTGTAGGGTTGAGAGCGTGGTTAGACGTGTGCGTGACCGCCCAGATAGGCGGCTTCCAACCGGTTGTCCTTGGCCAGTTCGGCAGCGGGACCATCCATGATGATCGAGCCGCCCTCCATGATATATGCATGGTCGGCCACAGACAGCGCGGCCTTGGCGTTCTGTTCCACGATGAGTATGGCGGTGCCTGACTCACGAATTTTCACTATCAGATCAAAGATGCACTTGATGACGAGCGGGGCAAGGCCCAGAGAGGGTTCATCCATGAGCAGGAGCTTGGGGCGGCCCATCAACGCACGGCCGATACACAGCATCTGCTGTTCACCGCCGGACATGGCGCCAGCCTGCTGGCTGAGCCGTTCCTTGAGGATCGGGAAGAGCTCATAGACCCGTTCAAAGTCGTCTTTAAGGTGTTTTTTATCCTGATGGTATGCGCCCAGGATCAGGTTTTCCTCCACGCTCATGTTGGCGAAGATCTGCCGCCCTTCCGGGGCCTGGCAGAGGCCGCGTTTAACCACTTTGTCTGATCCGATATTGGCGATGTTCTCGCCCTGGAAGAGGATCTCTCCATTGGTCGCCTGATAGATGTTGGAGATGGCCCGCATGAGCGTGGTCTTGCCCACGCCGTTGGAACCCAGCACGGCGACAACGCCGTTTTCCTCAACTGTCAGGTCGACGCCGCGCAGGATCTGCTGGACGCCCATGCTTACTTCAAGATTATTGACTGCTAAAATTGGCATTCTTCGCCTCCAAGATAGGCCTCAAGGACCGCGGTGTCCTGTTGAACCGCCGTCGGTGTGTCGTCGGCAATTTTTTTGCCAAGGGCCAGGACCATGACGCGGTGGCAGATGCCCATGACCAGCCCCATGTCGTGTTCCACCAGCAAAATGGGGAGCCCTTCCTTGTTCAGTTCACTGATGAACTCGGCCAGTTGTCCTGTCTCCTGCTCGTTCAGTCCGGCTGCGGGCTCATCGAGGATCAGGAGTTTCGGGTCAGTGGCCAGAGCGCGGGCGATCTCAAGATATTTCCGCTTGCCGTATGACAGGTTGGCGGCCAGTTCTCCTGCCAGGGAATCAAGGCCCACTCGTGAGAGTATCTCCCAGGTCCGGGTGCTGATTTTCTGGTCCGTCTTGCAGCGGAACGGCCAGATGGCGCGCCGCATGGAGTGGCTCAGCGAGCCAATAGCGCCTATGGAGACGTTATCGAAAACCGTCATGTTGGGCATGATGCGCAGGTTCTGGAACGTGCGGCCGATGCCGAGCTTGGCGACCTGATAAGGCTTGATTCCCGTGATCGGTTTGCCCATGAATTTCACTTCGCCTTCACTGGGCGGATAGAATCCGGTCAGGCAGTTGAAGAAGGTGCTCTTGCCAGCGCCGTTGGGACCGATGAGGCCGACCAATTCGCCTTGCTTCATGACCATATCGACATTGTCTACGGCTGTGAGTCCGCCGAACCGGCGGGTCAGCCCCTTTGTTTCCATTATTACTTCGGACATTATTTCCACCCCACCGACTGACGGCCACCCCAGGCCGCGTTGAATTGCTTGCGTGCCATGTCGATGGCCGAGACTTCACCGAAGATGCCTTTGGGGAGCAGCAGGATGGACAGGAACATGACCACACCCACGGCAACCATGCGCAGGTCGCCCAGTCCGCGGGCAACCTCGGGCAGCAGGATGAGGAGCAGTGCCCCGAAGATGCCGCCGGGCAGGGAGCCCAGACCGCCGACAACGACCATGGCGAGGATCAGGATGGATTCGCTGAACTGGAAGCTGTCAGGGCTGATGTAGCCGATGCTGTGTGCCATGATGGCTCCGGCCAGTCCGGCAAAGAAGGTGCTGATTGCAAACGCCTGTATCTTGAGTTTGACCACGTTGATGCCCATGGCCTCGGCACATTGATCGTCCTCGCGCACGGAGCGAAGGGCGTTGCCGAAGTAGGAGTTGGTCAGACGCCAGATGATGTAAATTGAGATGCACGCCAGAACCGCAATTACGTAATATATGGAGAGCAGGCTGGTGAACTGATGACCGAAGATGGTGATCGGATCATATATCTGTACGCCCATGGGGCCGCGTGTGACCGGCACCCAGTTGAGCAGGGTGACATGGATGATCTCACCCACGCCGAGGGTGGCGACGGCAAAGTAGATGCTGATGAGTCGCATGGTGGGCAGGGCCACCAGTACGCCGCCGAGTCCGGCGACAATGCCGCCCAGAGGCAGCGTGACCACGAAAGGCAGGCCGAAGTTGGTAGCGAGCAGGGCGGCAGTGTACGCGCCGATGCCGAAGAACGCGGCGTGGCCGAGGCACAGGAGCCCTGCCGTGCCGGTAATCAGGTTCATGCTGGCGGCCAGGATGCAGTAAATGAGCGCGGAGTTGGCCACCTGGGTATAATAACTCTTGCCAAGGACAGAGAGCGTGCCCGGTATCACTGCAAGGACAATCAGGAGCAGCCCTGCTGTCAGCAGTTTCGAGCGCAAGGGACTAGTGACGGGTTTGGTGTCGGTCATGTCTGGAGCCTCAGGGTTATACACGTTCTCTCCGGGCACCGAAGATGCCTTGCGGGAAGAAAATCAGGGTTAAGATAAGAAAGGCGTATGCGACCATGTCGCTCCAGCCCTGGGCCATGAAGTCGGTCGCCAGTGCCTCGCATACTCCGAGGATCAGGGCGCAAACCACTGCTCCGGGTATGCTGGACAGGCCGCCCATGACCATGGCCACGAACGCCTTGATGGACGGAGCGAATCCCATGGAAGGGAAGATGGCGCCGTAGTAGAGGCCGACCAGGATACCGGCCGCGCCACCCATCATGCTGCCCACCGCAAAGGTGGCGATGATGGTTCTGTCTACGGACAAACCGACATACTTGGCACCCAGCGGGTTGTTGGAGATGGCCCGGATGGAGAGGCCGATGCGCGTGCGGTACAGCACGTACTGCAACCCGCCGAGCATGAGAATGGATGACCCGAGAATCAGGAACTGCCCGTTGGAGAAAGACAGGGGGCCGACAGGAATGGGATCGTTCAGGAGATACTGCGTGGGGATGGACTGCATCTCCGCGCCGAAAAAGTACTGGATGAGTTCCTTGACGATGATCGAGACTGCCAGGGAGGAGAGCAGGGTCGCTTCACGCATGGCTCTCGATTTGAGCGAGGCCTCATCCTGAAACCGTCTGAAAGGTTTGAAGGCCAGTCGTTCAAGAACAATACCAGCCAGACCGCCAGCGGCCAGGGCTGCAATGATTACTAATGCCAGAGGCCAGTTCAGCGCAGTAATACACACCAGGCCGCCGAAAGCACCGATGGTGTACATTTCGCCGTGTGCGAAGTTGACAACGTTAAGCACGCCGAAGATGAGCGTGAAGCCGATGGCTATGAGCGCGTAGATCATGCCTGCGCTCAGGCCATTGATGATTTGCATCAGATAATACGTGTCCATTGAAAGACTGTCCTATGTTTGTCGGCGGGGTCTTGCGACCCCGCCGGGAGTAGCGATGATTGCGTTTTCTTATTTTACGAGCTTGAAAGCGCCGTTTTCGACCGTCATCCGAGCCAGTCCCTTGACCGGTTCACGGGTTTCGGGATCGAAGGATGTGGCACCGGTCACACCGGGGTAGTCGGTGGTGGCGGCAAGGGCGTCACGCAGGGATTCACGGGTGACGTCCGTGCCGACCTTGGCGATGGCGTCCAGCATGATGCCTACGGCGTCGTATGCCTGTGCGGTGAACATGTTGGGATCAGCGTTGAACTGCTTCTTGTACTCGGTCACGAACTCTACAACATGGGGTTCCGGGCTGTCCGGCATGAAGGTGGTGGAGAGCATGAGGCCGTTGGCGGCTTCGCCGGCCAGTTCAACGAGCTTGGGAGAGTACAGGGAGGACGTTCCGAAGGTGGTGATGTCGATTCCGAGCTGCCTGCGCTGCTGGAGGATCATGGCGCCTTCTTCGTACATCATACAGAGGTAGATGGCTTCGGGCTTGTCACGGCTGACCTTGGTCAGGATGGAGCGGAAGTCACGGTTGCCGGGGTTGAAGTATTCGACGGCAGTGATTTCGCCGCCCAGATTCTTGATGGCGGTTTCGAAATTCTCGGCTGCGGAGATGCCCCAGTCGTTCTGGATGGCAACGATGGCGAACTTCTTGTAGCCCAGGCTTTCAGCCCATTTGGCGACAAAGGGACCCTCGAAGGCCTGGGTGGTGATGTTGCGGAACTGGTATTTACCGACTTTGGTGAAGTCGGGGTGAGAAGCCGTCTGCGAGAGCTGCGGCATACCTTCCATGGCGTAAACACGACCGGCGGCCATGGACACGGTGGAGGTGAAGTCGCCCAGAACACCGACAATCTGTTCATTATCGACAAATTTGCGAGCGATGTTGATGGCTTCTTTGGGATCGGACTTGGAGTCTTCAAAAAGGATATCTACAGTCGCACCCTTGAGCTTGCCGGACTTGTTGAAGCGTTCAAGCTGCAGGGTTGCTGCGTTGCGGAAACCTTCGCCGTACTGGGCGTGGCTTCCGGTCAGGGGCAGTGAGTAGCCCAGCATAATGGTTTTTTCGGCCTGAGCGGGCGCAGCTACAAGCATGACGGCCATGGCAACGAGCGCTAAAAGCATGTTCTTTACGTTCACTTGTTCCTCCAGTGGTTTGAGGTTTCAGATGGAGAGTTTTCCGGGTAGCCCCAGAACAGTCTAGAGGGGCTCCCCCGCAACTGGTGTGCTCTTCCATGGTTCCTGAGGTGGGGTTTAGCAATCCGCATGCCACAATAGGCAGTCAGAGTGAGTGACATCAATAATGGTAATTGTGAGAATGGTAAAGATCGAAGAGGGTGGGGGGATGCGAGGATTGTGGATAGTTGTGCGAAAATGTATATTTCGGCGGTAAGACGACAGGGCGGCGAGCAGTTGTTTTACAATTCTGTGAATTTATCAACTTCTCTTAGGAATTCTCGTTTTTCGGTGCGAATTTCGCAGTTTTTGTGAGAATTGTTGAAAAATGTGCGTGGGAGTCGCACCGAAGAGAACGGTGTGACTCCCACGCAGAGATACAGAGATTATTTTGTGCGGACTTTCAGGTAGCATTTATCTTTGCTGCCTTCAGGGAGTGCAGTCATCTCAAAGTGGAAGCCAGCACCCTGGAAAGTTCCATAGTCAATGATTCCAGCCACTTCACACATGTCTGCACACTCTTCGTCAGACAGGCCCATCTTGATCCAGGAGTTTTTCAGGGGGCAGTTTTCGAATTCGATGTCGAGGCCGCCTTCGTCACAGCGGGTGACAGTGGGGGCGAACATTTTGCTTTCGTCGGGAATACCGCCAAGAAATGCGTCACGCAGGCCCTTGAAGTCGCCGGGGGCGAACTGCTTGAAGGCTTCACCGATCTGCTCTCCACGCTTGTAAATACCGCGTTTCATGACTTCTTTGGCTTTTTCCTTGCCAAATTCATCGACCATTGCATCGAAGATCAGCTTGTAGATAATGCCCCGGTTTTCATTGGCGGAATAGAGTTCTTCGCGCAATTTTGCTTCATTCATTGTGTAATACTCCTTGAGTTGCCGACGTTTTTTGAGTCGGTCGTGGTTTTATAGTGTGTATTCCCTTGCATGAGATGTACCGGCGGGAATCTGTGCCGCCTTGGCATCATACTTGATAGTGGGGGGGCAGACAAGATGAGTAGTCAAACCTATTCCGCGGATCAAAGACCGGTCCGCGCATACGAAAAGGATACACATGGACCTGCATGCTTTCTTTGATAATGAAGTAAAGCCCGCTCTGGGCTGTACCGAACCCGGAGCCGTCGCTTATGCCGCCAGTGCCGGCGCGAGCTATCTTGCCGGACCGCCGAGGCATATACATTTACGCCTGTCCGCCAATATCTATAAGAATGGTCAATCAGTCGGTATTCCCGGCGCGCCCGGCCTCAAGGGAAATTTGTTGGCCGCAGCCCTCGGTGCTCTGGGGGGCAACCCGGACAAAGGGCTTCAGTCCCTTGAGAATATTGACGAGGACTGCATCGCCAAGGCGATTGAAATGCTTGAGAACGGGAGCCTGACACAGGAAGTGGTGCACGATGCCCCCAACGTCTATGCCGAGGTGGAAATGCTTCGGCAGGGCGAGAGCGTCACTGCCG containing:
- a CDS encoding L-2-amino-thiazoline-4-carboxylic acid hydrolase: MNEAKLREELYSANENRGIIYKLIFDAMVDEFGKEKAKEVMKRGIYKRGEQIGEAFKQFAPGDFKGLRDAFLGGIPDESKMFAPTVTRCDEGGLDIEFENCPLKNSWIKMGLSDEECADMCEVAGIIDYGTFQGAGFHFEMTALPEGSKDKCYLKVRTK
- a CDS encoding ABC transporter substrate-binding protein, translating into MNVKNMLLALVAMAVMLVAAPAQAEKTIMLGYSLPLTGSHAQYGEGFRNAATLQLERFNKSGKLKGATVDILFEDSKSDPKEAINIARKFVDNEQIVGVLGDFTSTVSMAAGRVYAMEGMPQLSQTASHPDFTKVGKYQFRNITTQAFEGPFVAKWAESLGYKKFAIVAIQNDWGISAAENFETAIKNLGGEITAVEYFNPGNRDFRSILTKVSRDKPEAIYLCMMYEEGAMILQQRRQLGIDITTFGTSSLYSPKLVELAGEAANGLMLSTTFMPDSPEPHVVEFVTEYKKQFNADPNMFTAQAYDAVGIMLDAIAKVGTDVTRESLRDALAATTDYPGVTGATSFDPETREPVKGLARMTVENGAFKLVK